A DNA window from Doryrhamphus excisus isolate RoL2022-K1 chromosome 2, RoL_Dexc_1.0, whole genome shotgun sequence contains the following coding sequences:
- the tbc1d13 gene encoding TBC1 domain family member 13 yields MSIAYKNRIQDFKVALSEGNINLKTLRELCFNGIPFEGGIRALCWKVLLNYLPLDQTRWESFLKKEREVYSQFLKEMIIQPGIAKANLGLSREDVTMEDHPLNPNPDSRWNTYFKDNEILLQIDKDVRRLYPDMAFFQRPTDYPCQLILDPQNDYETLRRRVEQTTLKAQTVNRNRSGVTNVSSPGKALNLYPSNEYEVLPCGSEAHWEVVERILFIYAKLNPGIAYVQGMNEIVGPIYYTFATDPNSQWKEHAEADTFFCFTNLMSENRDNFIKSLDDSQCGITYKMESVYSMLKEKDLELYLKLLEQNIKPQYFTFRWLTLLLSQEFLLPDVIRIWDTLFSDQDRFHFLILVCCAMLILIRDNILAGDFTVNMRLLQDYPISDVHTILMKAKELQDNS; encoded by the exons GATACAAGACTTCAAAGTAGCTTTGAGTGAAGGGAATATCAACTTGAAGACACTAAGAGAACTGTGCTTCAATG gaATCCCGTTTGAAGGAGGCATACGGGCTCTTTGCTGGAAG GTCCTTCTTAACTACCTTCCTCTTGACCAGACAAGATGGGAGTCTTTCCTCAAAAAGGAAAG GGAGGTGTATTCACAGTTTCTGAAAGAAATGATCATCCAGCCTGGCATTGCTAAAGCCAACCTGGGCCTATCCAGAGAAGATGTAACGATGGAAGACCAT CCTCTAAATCCCAATCCAGACAGCAGGTGGAATACTTACTTCAAAGATAATGAAATTCTTCTACAAATTGATAAAGATGTAAG GAGGCTGTATCCAGACATGGCCTTCTTTCAGCGTCCTACGGACTACCCATGCCAACTTATCTTAGACCCTCAGAATGATTATGAGACGCTGCGTCGGCGAGTGGAGCAAACCACCCTGAAAGCACAAACTGTTAATCGGAACCGCAGTGGAGTAACCAAT GTCAGCTCCCCTGGAAAGGCATTGAATCTGTATCCATCCAATGAATACGAGGTGTTGCCCTGTGGCAGTGAAGCACATTGGGAGGTGGTGGAGCGCATCCTCTTCATCTACGCCAAACTCAATCCAGGGATTGCCTATGTCCAGGGCATGAATGAAATCGTTGGTCCAATTTACTATACATTCGCCACAGACCCAAACAGCCAGTGGAAAG AGCATGCAGAGGCAGACACGTTCTTCTGCTTCACCAATCTAATGTCGGAGAACAGAGACAACTTCATCAAGAGCCTCGACGACTCTCAGTGCGGCATAACGTACAAAATGGAGAGTGTGTACTCCATGCTCAAAGAGAAAGATCTGGAGCTCTATCTCAAGCTG CTAGAACAGAATATCAAACCTCAGTATTTCACCTTCCGCTGGCTGACCCTGTTGTTATCACAAGAGTTCCTCCTGCCAGATGTCATCCGCATCTGGGACACTCTGTTCTCCGACCAGGACCGCTTCCACTTCCTCATCCTGGTTTGCTGTGCCATGCTCAT ACTGATCCGAGACAACATTCTGGCAGGAGACTTCACAGTAAATATGAGATTACTGCAG GATTATCCCATCTCAGATGTCCACACCATCTTGATGAAGGCCAAAGAACTGCAGGATAACTCATAA
- the thnsl2 gene encoding threonine synthase-like 2 isoform X2, whose amino-acid sequence MKYCSTRGGVQGWDFRDVLFSGYAPDGGMFMPESIPTLSPVTLRHWSGLSYPKLVMEVASIFIPSHLIPRKDLEVLVGSALCGFSVPDVIRAVKLKDGLTILELFHGDTLAFKDLAITCTMQFLGYFLQKERRRATVLVGTSGDTGGSATQSAKGTPGLDVVVVYPRGRISHIQEKHMITCLEDNIHVFAADGSSDDIEQPLRRLFADQELVKSHGLMSLNSVNWSRIMIQLVHFIYAYLRLTDVEDMEACMPELEVVVPTGGAGNLTAAFIVKQMGLPLKLVAMVNANDIVHRTVTSGDFSMAANVTQTLAPAIDIQDPYNMERVFWLLLGRDGALVKDMMEDFQHSHSHTLLDKHHKLLSLIVSTGTVSDDGIVETMRRCWEDNQYVLCPHTAVAVWHHYHRPHSANLPRCYIATASPAKFQAAVRKAGLTFDLPEAVRALDTLASRYQDLERSANWCTDWEQKLRETIQSVGSARKNGLTYYS is encoded by the exons ATGAAGTATTGCAGTACTCGCGGTGGAGTCCAGGGATGGGACTTCCGGGATGTGCTGTTTTCAGGTTATGCTCCTGATGGTGGGATGTTTATGCCCGAGAGTATACCCACATTGAGCCCCGTAACTCTGAGGCACTGGAGTGGGCTGTCGTATCCCAAACTGGTGATGGAGGTAGCTTCTATCTTCATTCCTTCTCATCTCATTCCCAGAAAGGACCTGGAAG TCCTTGTTGGCTCTGCTTTGTGTGGATTCTCTGTGCCGGATGTGATCAGAGCTGTCAAGCTGAAGGATGGCCTGACAATCCTGGAGCTCTTCCATGGGGACACCTTAGCTTTTAAGGACCTGGCTATAACCTGCACCATGCAATTTCTTGGCTACTTCCTGCAGAAAGAGAGACGCAGAGCCACTGTTCTTGTTG GTACATCAGGTGACACAGGTGGCTCGGCCACCCAGAGTGCAAAAGGTACTCCTGGCCTGGATGTGGTGGTGGTTTACCCTCGGGGACGTATTAGCCATATCCAAGAGAAACACATGATCACCTGTCTGGAGGATAACATTCACGTTTTTGCAG CGGACGGCTCATCTGATGACATTGAACAGCCTCTGCGTCGTCTGTTTGCCGATCAGGAACTTGTAAAGTCTCATGGCCTCATGAGCCTCAACTCAGTGAACTGGTCTCGTATTATGATCCAGCTGGTCCATTTCATCTATGCGTACCTGCGGCTCACAGATGTGGAGGACATGGAGGCTTGTATGCCTGAACTCGAGGTGGTGGTGCCTACTGGAGGGGCGGGAAACCTTACAG ctgccttcattGTCAAGCAAATGGGATTGCCCCTGAAGTTGGTGGCCATGGTGAATGCCAATGACATTGTGCACAGGACGGTAACCTCTGGTGATTTTAGCATGGCAGCTAACGTCACACAGACACTGGCTCCTGCCATCGACATCCAG GACCCGTATAACATGGAGCGAGTGTTCTGGCTGCTTCTGGGTAGAGATGGTGCTTTGGTGAAGGACATGATGGAGGATTTCcagcattcacattcacatactCTGCTTGACAAGCACCACAAACTG TTGTCTCTTATTGTGTCCACTGGGACAGTGAGCGATGACGGCATCGTGGAGACAATGAGGAGATGCTGGGAGGACAACCAGTATGTGCTGTGTCCGCACACAGCCGTGGCTGTATGGCATCACTACCACCGTCCTCACAGTGCCAATCTTCCCAG GTGCTACATCGCCACAGCATCCCCAGCCAAGTTCCAAGCAGCGGTACGGAAAGCTggcttgacctttgacctaccTGAAGCCGTCAGAGCTTTGGACACGTTAGCATCACGTTACCAGGACCTGGAACGCAGCGCGAACTGGTGCACAGACTGGGAGCAGAAACTGAGAGAGACAATCCAGTCGGTGGGCTCAGCTCGGAAAAACGGATTGACTTATTACAGCTGA
- the thnsl2 gene encoding threonine synthase-like 2 isoform X1, with product MEMFDGMKYCSTRGGVQGWDFRDVLFSGYAPDGGMFMPESIPTLSPVTLRHWSGLSYPKLVMEVASIFIPSHLIPRKDLEVLVGSALCGFSVPDVIRAVKLKDGLTILELFHGDTLAFKDLAITCTMQFLGYFLQKERRRATVLVGTSGDTGGSATQSAKGTPGLDVVVVYPRGRISHIQEKHMITCLEDNIHVFAADGSSDDIEQPLRRLFADQELVKSHGLMSLNSVNWSRIMIQLVHFIYAYLRLTDVEDMEACMPELEVVVPTGGAGNLTAAFIVKQMGLPLKLVAMVNANDIVHRTVTSGDFSMAANVTQTLAPAIDIQDPYNMERVFWLLLGRDGALVKDMMEDFQHSHSHTLLDKHHKLLSLIVSTGTVSDDGIVETMRRCWEDNQYVLCPHTAVAVWHHYHRPHSANLPRCYIATASPAKFQAAVRKAGLTFDLPEAVRALDTLASRYQDLERSANWCTDWEQKLRETIQSVGSARKNGLTYYS from the exons ATGGAAAT GTTTGACGGAATGAAGTATTGCAGTACTCGCGGTGGAGTCCAGGGATGGGACTTCCGGGATGTGCTGTTTTCAGGTTATGCTCCTGATGGTGGGATGTTTATGCCCGAGAGTATACCCACATTGAGCCCCGTAACTCTGAGGCACTGGAGTGGGCTGTCGTATCCCAAACTGGTGATGGAGGTAGCTTCTATCTTCATTCCTTCTCATCTCATTCCCAGAAAGGACCTGGAAG TCCTTGTTGGCTCTGCTTTGTGTGGATTCTCTGTGCCGGATGTGATCAGAGCTGTCAAGCTGAAGGATGGCCTGACAATCCTGGAGCTCTTCCATGGGGACACCTTAGCTTTTAAGGACCTGGCTATAACCTGCACCATGCAATTTCTTGGCTACTTCCTGCAGAAAGAGAGACGCAGAGCCACTGTTCTTGTTG GTACATCAGGTGACACAGGTGGCTCGGCCACCCAGAGTGCAAAAGGTACTCCTGGCCTGGATGTGGTGGTGGTTTACCCTCGGGGACGTATTAGCCATATCCAAGAGAAACACATGATCACCTGTCTGGAGGATAACATTCACGTTTTTGCAG CGGACGGCTCATCTGATGACATTGAACAGCCTCTGCGTCGTCTGTTTGCCGATCAGGAACTTGTAAAGTCTCATGGCCTCATGAGCCTCAACTCAGTGAACTGGTCTCGTATTATGATCCAGCTGGTCCATTTCATCTATGCGTACCTGCGGCTCACAGATGTGGAGGACATGGAGGCTTGTATGCCTGAACTCGAGGTGGTGGTGCCTACTGGAGGGGCGGGAAACCTTACAG ctgccttcattGTCAAGCAAATGGGATTGCCCCTGAAGTTGGTGGCCATGGTGAATGCCAATGACATTGTGCACAGGACGGTAACCTCTGGTGATTTTAGCATGGCAGCTAACGTCACACAGACACTGGCTCCTGCCATCGACATCCAG GACCCGTATAACATGGAGCGAGTGTTCTGGCTGCTTCTGGGTAGAGATGGTGCTTTGGTGAAGGACATGATGGAGGATTTCcagcattcacattcacatactCTGCTTGACAAGCACCACAAACTG TTGTCTCTTATTGTGTCCACTGGGACAGTGAGCGATGACGGCATCGTGGAGACAATGAGGAGATGCTGGGAGGACAACCAGTATGTGCTGTGTCCGCACACAGCCGTGGCTGTATGGCATCACTACCACCGTCCTCACAGTGCCAATCTTCCCAG GTGCTACATCGCCACAGCATCCCCAGCCAAGTTCCAAGCAGCGGTACGGAAAGCTggcttgacctttgacctaccTGAAGCCGTCAGAGCTTTGGACACGTTAGCATCACGTTACCAGGACCTGGAACGCAGCGCGAACTGGTGCACAGACTGGGAGCAGAAACTGAGAGAGACAATCCAGTCGGTGGGCTCAGCTCGGAAAAACGGATTGACTTATTACAGCTGA